From Pelotomaculum schinkii, one genomic window encodes:
- a CDS encoding FecCD family ABC transporter permease has protein sequence MQQEFVLKFKKKERQRLWVIVLLAVLLVAACLYFTGQGVVKIPPAEIARIIFTSFSAGSATSGALDDVHQAVLMDIRLPRIIVAVLVGAGLGAAGAVFQGLLMNPLADPYTLGVSTGAAFGATLAIFFGIYLPGDLASLSISLLALAGALLALAVVYGLALADGVLAVTNLILSGVIVSAILSAAISFVKSLAGEGVGSIVFWLMGSFASRSWHHVYLCLPAVLVGIAVCCYFADDLNVLSLGTKQARQLGVNDGQVTTILLVASSMMTAVCVSVSGVIGFVGLIVPHLMRMLVGSDHRILLPASALGGALLLCGADTIARSLLATEIPVGVLTALLGGPFFCYIFKLKAKKQIY, from the coding sequence ATGCAGCAGGAGTTTGTACTGAAATTCAAAAAAAAAGAGCGCCAAAGGCTTTGGGTGATAGTTTTACTGGCCGTCCTGCTGGTGGCCGCCTGCCTTTATTTTACCGGTCAGGGCGTGGTCAAGATTCCGCCTGCGGAGATAGCGCGGATTATATTCACATCATTTAGCGCCGGCAGCGCCACATCCGGAGCGCTGGATGATGTACACCAGGCAGTACTCATGGATATCAGGCTGCCGCGGATCATTGTAGCCGTTCTGGTAGGGGCCGGCCTGGGCGCCGCCGGCGCCGTTTTTCAGGGGCTTCTGATGAACCCGCTGGCCGATCCTTATACCCTTGGTGTTTCTACCGGAGCTGCTTTTGGGGCCACGTTGGCCATCTTCTTCGGGATCTATCTGCCTGGTGACCTGGCAAGCCTTTCCATATCATTATTGGCTTTGGCCGGCGCACTGCTTGCTTTGGCTGTAGTGTACGGTCTGGCTTTGGCTGACGGGGTTTTGGCTGTGACCAACCTGATTCTCTCCGGTGTTATCGTCAGCGCCATTCTTTCTGCGGCCATCAGCTTTGTAAAGAGCCTGGCCGGGGAAGGAGTGGGCTCAATCGTTTTCTGGCTGATGGGAAGCTTTGCCTCGCGGAGCTGGCATCATGTTTACCTGTGCCTGCCCGCGGTCCTGGTTGGCATTGCTGTTTGCTGCTATTTTGCTGACGACCTCAACGTACTCAGCCTGGGCACAAAACAGGCCAGGCAGTTGGGCGTCAATGACGGCCAGGTGACCACGATCCTGCTCGTGGCCTCGTCAATGATGACGGCGGTCTGCGTTTCTGTCTCCGGAGTCATCGGCTTTGTGGGTCTGATTGTGCCCCACCTGATGCGCATGCTGGTGGGTTCCGACCACCGCATCCTGCTCCCGGCTTCGGCCTTGGGCGGAGCCCTGCTCCTTTGTGGCGCCGATACCATTGCCAGAAGCCTTCTGGCCACGGAGATCCCGGTAGGTGTCCTTACAGCCCTGCTGGGCGGACCTTTTTTCTGTTATATTTTCAAGCTTAAAGCCAAAAAGCAGATTTACTAG
- the adhE gene encoding bifunctional acetaldehyde-CoA/alcohol dehydrogenase has translation MTGRKGEDDTKDREMIDALIEKAQEALRRMMELSQEDVDRIVKAMALAGLDRHMELAKLALEETGRGVYEDKITKNIFATEYVYHDIKAHRTVGVIHENEEEGYYEIAEPVGVIAGVTPVTNPTSTVLFKSLISIKTRNPIVFGFHPGAQKSSVAAAKTVLEAAVAAGAPVDCVSWIERPSLNATRMLMSHPGVALILATGGAGMVQSAYSSGKPALGVGPGNVPCYIEKTADVKRAVTDLILSKTFDNGMICASEQGVIVDREVASEVKGLLVENGCYFVSPEEAKSLESLATCGETCSMSPEVVGKKAATIAGMAGFSVPDATKILVVPLDGVGPEYPLSREKLSPILAYYIVDGVRQGIERCRQMVEFGGMGHSAVIHSSDDGIIEEFSSRIPVGRIIVNSPSSHGAIGDIYNTNTPSLTLGCGSYGRNSTTANVSAVNLINIKRVAQRRVNMQWFKVPERIYFERGSVQYLSKMPEIRRAFIVTDPPLVQLGYLDKIRYHLEKRTERPQVEVFSEVEPNPSLELVLKGRDIMKRFQPDTIIALGGGSAIDAAKGMWLFYEHPEVEFEFLKLKFLDIRKRTYKFPKLGRKARLVAIPTTSGSGSEVTAFAVITDRGKDIKYPLTDYELTPDVAIVDPDFVESLPSSLAADSGLDVLSHAIESYVSVMASEFSDSLALKAIDLVFRYLPRSWQEGESLARENMHYASTIAGMAFTNAFLGINHSLAHKVGGEFDIPHGRANAILLPYVIEYNAALPTKFVSFPKYRHFVATEKYRQIAAYLGLPAATPEEGVRSLVNAVRTLNKSLGVPATFSELGVDRQQFMAKLPQLAEKAFEDQCTTSNPRLPLIAELEEILRQSYDPAVYKENDAVYENRLQSPGLLYDPTERENNLLQ, from the coding sequence ATGACGGGGAGAAAAGGGGAAGACGATACTAAAGACAGGGAGATGATCGACGCCCTGATCGAAAAGGCGCAGGAAGCCTTGCGGCGGATGATGGAGTTGAGCCAGGAGGACGTGGACCGGATTGTGAAGGCCATGGCCCTGGCGGGTTTGGACCGGCATATGGAACTGGCCAAGCTGGCGCTGGAGGAGACCGGCCGGGGAGTATACGAGGACAAGATCACCAAGAACATCTTCGCGACGGAATACGTTTATCACGATATTAAAGCTCACCGGACTGTGGGCGTGATTCATGAGAATGAGGAAGAGGGCTATTATGAGATAGCCGAACCGGTAGGAGTGATTGCGGGCGTTACACCGGTAACCAACCCCACCTCTACCGTGCTGTTTAAGTCCCTGATTTCAATTAAAACCAGAAACCCGATTGTTTTCGGCTTTCATCCCGGGGCACAGAAAAGCAGCGTGGCTGCCGCGAAAACCGTGCTGGAGGCTGCAGTGGCCGCCGGGGCTCCGGTTGACTGCGTCAGCTGGATTGAACGCCCCTCGCTTAACGCCACCAGGATGCTGATGTCTCACCCGGGGGTGGCGTTGATCCTGGCCACGGGAGGAGCGGGAATGGTCCAGTCCGCTTACAGCAGCGGCAAGCCGGCCCTCGGAGTGGGGCCGGGCAACGTGCCCTGTTACATAGAAAAAACCGCCGACGTAAAAAGGGCCGTCACAGACCTGATCTTAAGTAAAACTTTTGACAACGGGATGATCTGCGCTTCTGAACAGGGGGTAATCGTCGACCGCGAGGTGGCGTCAGAGGTGAAAGGTCTCCTGGTTGAGAACGGCTGTTATTTTGTTTCTCCTGAGGAGGCGAAAAGCTTGGAAAGTTTGGCCACCTGTGGCGAAACCTGCTCGATGAGCCCGGAGGTGGTCGGCAAGAAGGCTGCGACAATTGCCGGAATGGCCGGTTTTAGCGTACCTGATGCAACTAAAATACTGGTTGTGCCGCTGGACGGGGTGGGGCCGGAGTACCCTCTGTCGCGGGAAAAGCTCAGCCCCATCCTGGCCTATTATATTGTAGATGGGGTCCGGCAGGGTATTGAACGCTGCCGGCAAATGGTGGAATTCGGCGGGATGGGCCATTCAGCCGTGATTCACTCGTCTGATGACGGTATCATTGAAGAATTTTCGAGCAGGATACCGGTGGGCAGGATTATTGTCAATTCACCTTCCTCGCATGGAGCCATAGGTGATATATACAATACCAACACACCCTCCCTGACACTGGGCTGTGGTTCCTACGGAAGAAACTCCACTACCGCCAACGTCAGCGCGGTTAACCTGATCAACATTAAAAGGGTGGCTCAAAGGCGGGTCAACATGCAGTGGTTTAAGGTGCCGGAGAGAATTTACTTTGAACGGGGCTCGGTTCAGTATCTCTCCAAAATGCCGGAAATCAGGCGGGCCTTTATCGTAACCGATCCGCCGCTGGTACAGCTCGGCTACCTCGACAAGATCAGGTACCACCTGGAAAAGAGAACAGAACGGCCCCAGGTGGAGGTGTTCAGCGAGGTTGAGCCCAACCCTTCGCTGGAACTGGTGCTGAAAGGCCGCGATATCATGAAGCGTTTCCAGCCCGACACGATCATTGCTCTGGGCGGGGGCTCCGCCATTGACGCGGCCAAGGGGATGTGGTTGTTTTATGAGCACCCGGAGGTTGAATTTGAATTTTTAAAGCTTAAGTTCCTCGACATACGCAAGCGGACCTATAAGTTCCCCAAATTAGGGCGTAAGGCCAGGCTGGTGGCGATACCTACGACCAGCGGCAGCGGCTCGGAAGTGACTGCCTTCGCCGTGATTACGGACCGGGGCAAAGATATCAAGTACCCCCTGACGGACTACGAATTAACGCCGGACGTGGCCATTGTCGACCCGGATTTCGTGGAATCGTTACCCAGCTCTCTGGCTGCCGACTCTGGTCTGGACGTTTTGTCTCACGCAATTGAGTCTTATGTGTCGGTGATGGCTTCAGAATTTAGCGATTCCCTGGCCTTAAAGGCCATCGACCTGGTTTTCCGCTACCTGCCGCGGTCCTGGCAGGAGGGCGAAAGTTTGGCCAGGGAAAACATGCACTATGCCTCAACCATAGCGGGCATGGCCTTTACCAACGCCTTTTTGGGCATCAACCACAGCCTGGCCCACAAGGTGGGGGGGGAATTTGATATCCCGCACGGCCGGGCGAATGCTATTTTGCTCCCGTATGTAATTGAGTACAATGCTGCGTTGCCCACGAAATTTGTTTCATTTCCGAAATACAGACACTTTGTTGCCACTGAAAAATACCGTCAGATAGCCGCCTACCTCGGCCTTCCCGCGGCAACTCCCGAAGAGGGTGTGCGCAGCCTGGTCAATGCGGTGCGGACCCTGAACAAAAGCCTGGGTGTCCCGGCGACATTCAGTGAACTGGGTGTTGACCGGCAGCAGTTTATGGCCAAGCTTCCACAGTTGGCCGAAAAAGCTTTCGAAGACCAGTGTACAACAAGCAATCCCCGCCTGCCTCTGATTGCCGAGCTTGAAGAGATTCTGCGCCAGTCCTATGACCCTGCGGTTTATAAGGAAAATGACGCCGTTTATGAAAACAGGCTGCAGTCGCCGGGCTTGTTATACGACCCGACGGAGCGCGAAAATAACCTGCTGCAGTAA
- a CDS encoding DUF1847 domain-containing protein codes for MLSCAKCGRYTCREGKPGNLPQDCPMQSYGAVYEEAGQAYQGTDGRLAYLAAKVEATGYGIWPRLREIMEFSNMAGFTRLGLAFCVGLRREALEVTRILENNGFTVLSVMCKTGAKAKEELGIRDEEKVRPGQFEAMCNPIAQAKLLNVEKPDLNILLGLCVGHDTLFIKHSDAPITVLAAKDRVTGHNPLASIYASHYFSGKLQVDK; via the coding sequence TTGCTGAGCTGCGCAAAATGTGGAAGGTATACCTGTAGAGAGGGGAAGCCGGGGAACTTGCCTCAGGACTGCCCGATGCAGTCCTATGGGGCAGTATACGAAGAGGCCGGGCAGGCCTACCAGGGAACAGACGGGCGCCTGGCCTACCTTGCGGCCAAAGTCGAGGCAACCGGCTACGGGATATGGCCCAGACTGCGTGAAATCATGGAGTTCTCAAATATGGCTGGTTTTACCAGGCTTGGCCTGGCTTTCTGCGTAGGGCTCCGCCGGGAAGCCCTGGAGGTTACCAGGATACTGGAGAACAATGGTTTCACCGTGCTGTCTGTCATGTGTAAAACCGGGGCAAAAGCCAAGGAAGAGCTGGGCATACGGGATGAAGAGAAGGTCCGCCCCGGCCAGTTCGAAGCCATGTGCAACCCCATCGCCCAGGCCAAGCTCTTAAATGTTGAAAAACCAGATTTGAATATCCTATTAGGCTTGTGTGTCGGACACGATACCCTGTTTATCAAGCATTCCGACGCGCCAATAACAGTCCTGGCGGCCAAAGACCGGGTTACAGGCCACAACCCGCTGGCGTCCATTTACGCCTCCCATTACTTCAGCGGCAAGCTGCAGGTGGACAAATAA
- a CDS encoding nucleotidyltransferase family protein: MKDGCKYTYQLSHEDFFVYIMMHLTKHYTTGGTGIRSIMDIWVYKTRYGNEMDWDYIQAELEKIKLREFAKNILRLAEVWFGNAQSNAFYDELADFIFSSGVYGTNKNATVSAMNTYAGENRPVWPAKYRYCLKLFLPGLEHMKIQYPFLGKLPFLLPVCWVFRGVKCLLFKRKHTFQMINNVHLISEKDVARILNLHKKAGILK; this comes from the coding sequence TTGAAAGACGGCTGCAAATATACCTATCAGCTTTCCCATGAGGATTTTTTTGTTTATATCATGATGCATCTCACAAAGCACTATACGACTGGTGGGACGGGCATCCGCTCCATTATGGATATATGGGTATACAAAACCCGCTATGGGAATGAAATGGATTGGGACTACATACAAGCAGAGCTGGAGAAAATCAAGCTCCGGGAGTTTGCAAAAAACATCCTCAGGCTCGCCGAGGTGTGGTTCGGCAATGCACAGAGCAATGCGTTTTATGATGAATTGGCGGACTTTATATTTTCCAGCGGGGTCTACGGCACAAATAAAAATGCGACAGTATCTGCTATGAACACGTACGCAGGCGAAAATAGACCTGTTTGGCCAGCGAAGTATAGATATTGTCTGAAGTTGTTTTTGCCTGGACTGGAGCATATGAAAATACAGTATCCGTTCCTGGGTAAACTGCCATTTTTGCTGCCGGTTTGCTGGGTGTTCCGGGGTGTTAAGTGTTTGCTGTTCAAGCGCAAGCATACTTTTCAAATGATAAATAATGTTCACTTGATTTCCGAGAAAGATGTAGCAAGAATACTAAATTTACATAAAAAAGCCGGAATTTTGAAATAA
- a CDS encoding type II toxin-antitoxin system RelE/ParE family toxin — translation MPQKYKIRYTPIAVDDMDEIFSYISRDNIIGAETLLKKITEGITRLAVFPNMGSVLSEEEYTLINRGYRFIVVRPYLVFYRIIDNTVIIHRILHGRRDYLRELFIVEE, via the coding sequence ATGCCGCAAAAGTATAAGATTAGATATACGCCGATAGCAGTTGACGATATGGATGAGATTTTCTCATACATATCGAGGGATAATATTATTGGCGCAGAAACTTTGCTGAAAAAAATAACTGAAGGAATAACCAGGCTTGCAGTTTTTCCCAATATGGGTTCGGTATTGTCGGAAGAAGAGTATACCCTTATTAATCGTGGATATCGGTTTATCGTTGTTCGGCCATATCTTGTTTTCTACAGAATAATAGATAATACCGTTATCATACATAGAATATTGCACGGTCGCAGAGATTATCTTCGCGAGTTATTTATTGTAGAGGAATGA
- a CDS encoding type II toxin-antitoxin system Phd/YefM family antitoxin translates to MNIKPSTTIRQDYNGFSKYCHELDEPVVLTRNGEADLVVMSHDAFRRMEARIKLQSKLLIAEKQLAEGEQLLEHDEVTARMQRKIDAAKV, encoded by the coding sequence ATGAATATTAAGCCATCAACAACCATCCGACAGGACTATAATGGCTTTTCAAAATACTGTCATGAGCTTGACGAGCCGGTTGTGCTTACACGTAATGGGGAAGCAGACTTGGTTGTTATGAGTCATGATGCGTTCCGGCGTATGGAGGCCCGCATTAAATTGCAGTCCAAGTTACTGATTGCGGAAAAGCAGCTTGCTGAAGGTGAGCAATTGCTTGAACACGATGAAGTAACCGCAAGAATGCAGAGGAAGATTGATGCCGCAAAAGTATAA
- a CDS encoding response regulator transcription factor → MCPFYLAFDIIKKEMPEVKIVMLTSFDDDENLFEAVKRGASGYLLKNLNAEELIALLHTLEQGEAPLSPGLAARLLEEFARQAAEKEPEVQTGPEQAAGPEKATGPEADTGRLTPRQAEVLGLVAKGLSYKEVGATLGLSERTVKYHMERIIELLHLENRAQAIAYVGRESSNSAGNK, encoded by the coding sequence ATATGTCCCTTTTATCTGGCCTTTGATATCATCAAAAAGGAAATGCCGGAAGTAAAAATAGTGATGCTTACCTCCTTCGACGATGACGAAAACCTGTTTGAGGCCGTCAAAAGAGGGGCGTCCGGCTACCTGCTGAAGAACCTCAATGCGGAGGAGCTTATCGCCCTGCTGCACACCCTGGAACAGGGTGAAGCCCCTTTGTCTCCCGGACTGGCCGCCCGGCTGCTGGAGGAATTCGCCCGCCAGGCGGCTGAAAAAGAGCCGGAGGTGCAAACCGGCCCGGAGCAAGCCGCCGGCCCGGAGAAGGCCACAGGCCCGGAAGCGGACACCGGCCGGTTGACCCCGCGGCAGGCTGAAGTGCTTGGCCTGGTGGCCAAAGGCCTGAGCTACAAGGAAGTGGGAGCCACCCTTGGCTTAAGCGAGCGCACCGTCAAGTATCATATGGAAAGAATCATCGAGCTGCTTCACCTGGAGAACCGTGCCCAGGCTATCGCCTACGTTGGTAGAGAAAGCTCCAATTCTGCGGGCAATAAATAG
- a CDS encoding TolB family protein, translating into MNLKMPATVQLKGLNINRLKKGRIGLSRDRMPPAKILLVVPVLMVIAVLTLYGTAVNDKGEESAGILNVYCESESNPVNRTIGFGDLVFTGYNNDLRLTNDGKKAVFSAYNYPPGIEAGVESSLLLLDLVTEKITTLDRGNTIRALGWDPAGENVLYVKDSNLTRFSLQEGAVNTLAEETYYGSYSPDGSMIAYTRGKSGLWVCDRNGDNQKRLTQATEDWYPVWYPDGQHLFYFNDLGQELGDGAGRLQGMAKISVEDGSIEPLFPEKTGKFRSAGWIVPGESLHVVSGWDDVYYHHIMDLNGRKITDLGENNNEYAQGGYVTAVSGGGRLFKVAKGGLIEIYDGTGALQKSFDLGQAGQVYTSASYASDGRILTMHYLPSPGEAQVEKVIEILDPSTGNSTAVSQGRDNYEACFWGIGGHEVWVLEKNVLDSHYVLTGFSLVPIGDAELFKPLPM; encoded by the coding sequence ATGAACCTGAAAATGCCGGCAACCGTCCAATTAAAAGGATTGAACATTAACCGGTTGAAAAAGGGGAGGATTGGATTGAGTAGAGATCGCATGCCGCCTGCCAAAATACTGTTGGTTGTTCCTGTCCTAATGGTTATTGCCGTTCTAACCTTGTACGGTACGGCAGTTAATGACAAGGGAGAAGAAAGCGCCGGCATCCTTAACGTCTACTGTGAATCCGAGTCTAACCCTGTCAATAGGACTATCGGCTTTGGTGACCTGGTATTTACGGGCTATAACAACGATCTGCGTTTGACCAACGACGGAAAAAAAGCTGTATTCAGCGCGTATAATTACCCGCCTGGCATTGAGGCGGGGGTGGAGAGCAGTCTTTTGCTGCTGGATTTGGTGACAGAAAAAATAACAACGCTGGATCGGGGGAATACCATTCGCGCTCTGGGTTGGGATCCGGCCGGAGAAAATGTCCTATACGTAAAAGACAGCAACCTGACCCGGTTTTCCTTGCAGGAGGGCGCCGTCAATACTCTTGCGGAGGAAACCTATTACGGCTCCTACAGCCCTGATGGCTCGATGATTGCCTATACGCGGGGGAAGAGCGGCTTATGGGTCTGTGACAGGAATGGTGATAATCAAAAAAGGCTAACCCAAGCAACCGAGGACTGGTATCCGGTCTGGTATCCTGACGGCCAACACCTGTTTTATTTTAACGATCTGGGTCAGGAGCTCGGTGACGGGGCGGGACGCCTGCAGGGCATGGCTAAAATTTCGGTAGAGGACGGAAGCATTGAGCCGTTATTCCCGGAGAAAACAGGCAAGTTTCGTTCCGCGGGGTGGATTGTCCCCGGTGAATCTCTACACGTGGTCAGCGGCTGGGACGACGTGTATTACCATCACATCATGGATTTGAACGGCAGAAAAATCACTGACCTCGGCGAGAATAATAATGAGTATGCTCAGGGTGGCTATGTTACTGCAGTTTCTGGCGGGGGCAGGCTTTTCAAGGTTGCCAAAGGAGGACTAATCGAAATATATGACGGTACGGGGGCATTGCAAAAGTCTTTTGATCTGGGTCAGGCCGGTCAGGTATACACCAGCGCTTCCTATGCTTCTGACGGCCGTATTCTAACAATGCATTATCTGCCAAGCCCCGGTGAGGCACAGGTTGAGAAAGTAATAGAAATCCTGGATCCATCAACAGGAAACAGCACTGCAGTGTCACAGGGAAGGGATAATTACGAGGCCTGTTTCTGGGGTATAGGAGGGCATGAGGTTTGGGTACTGGAAAAAAATGTGCTGGATTCCCATTATGTGCTGACCGGCTTCAGCTTGGTTCCTATTGGTGATGCTGAGCTATTCAAACCGTTGCCCATGTAG
- a CDS encoding cofactor-independent phosphoglycerate mutase: protein MKYIILLGDGMADEQLAGLGGKTPLQFASTPNMDFVASYGEIGVAGTVPAGFPPGSDVANLSVMGYDPRLYYTGRSPLEAVSMGVELDSDDVAFRCNLVTLSDEERYEDKTMVDYSADEITTAESGKIIEEVKARLESAQLKFYPGFGFRHLLVWKGGPPDGELTPPHDISGRVIGPYLPKGQIGEILLNLMRESAGFLPGHQVNAARTGKGLRPANAIWFWGMGKRPRMPKFYDRYRLNGSIISAVDLIKGIGICAGFNVVEVEGVTGTVNTNADGKVQAALDELGKGRDLVYLHVEAPDAASHRGELDTKIKAIEMVDRMLGRLLHELDIYDSYKIMVLPDHPTPLATMTHASSPVPFAIYSKGQNKKTNRTYDELTASKGLVIKAGHELMDYFVLGKTGGF from the coding sequence ATGAAATACATCATATTGCTCGGAGACGGTATGGCTGACGAACAGTTGGCCGGCCTTGGCGGCAAAACTCCGCTTCAATTTGCCTCCACCCCCAACATGGATTTTGTCGCGTCATACGGTGAAATAGGTGTTGCTGGAACAGTACCCGCAGGCTTTCCACCAGGCAGCGACGTAGCCAACCTTTCAGTTATGGGCTACGACCCGCGCCTTTACTACACAGGCCGCTCACCGTTGGAGGCGGTCAGCATGGGCGTCGAGCTGGACAGCGACGATGTGGCTTTTCGCTGCAACCTGGTTACCCTTTCCGATGAGGAACGTTATGAAGATAAGACCATGGTGGACTACAGCGCTGATGAAATCACCACCGCGGAGTCGGGAAAAATTATTGAGGAAGTAAAAGCCCGCCTGGAAAGCGCACAATTAAAATTTTACCCCGGCTTTGGCTTCAGACACCTGCTTGTCTGGAAAGGCGGGCCGCCAGACGGTGAACTCACACCTCCCCATGATATTTCGGGAAGAGTGATCGGACCTTATCTGCCAAAAGGTCAGATCGGGGAAATACTCTTGAACCTGATGAGGGAAAGCGCCGGCTTTTTGCCCGGACACCAGGTCAACGCGGCCAGAACCGGAAAGGGCTTGCGGCCTGCCAATGCCATCTGGTTCTGGGGCATGGGCAAGAGACCACGGATGCCAAAATTCTATGACCGTTACCGGCTGAACGGCTCGATTATCTCGGCGGTGGATTTGATCAAAGGCATCGGCATCTGCGCCGGCTTCAATGTGGTTGAAGTGGAGGGAGTCACCGGTACCGTCAACACCAATGCCGACGGCAAGGTCCAGGCTGCTCTTGATGAGCTTGGCAAAGGCCGTGATTTAGTCTACTTGCATGTGGAGGCGCCGGACGCCGCATCGCACCGGGGAGAGCTCGACACCAAGATTAAGGCCATTGAAATGGTTGACCGGATGCTCGGCCGTTTGCTGCACGAGCTTGACATTTACGATAGCTATAAGATTATGGTCCTGCCCGATCACCCCACCCCGCTGGCGACTATGACTCATGCAAGCAGCCCGGTACCCTTCGCCATTTACTCTAAAGGCCAGAATAAAAAAACAAACCGCACTTACGACGAACTAACCGCCTCAAAGGGGTTGGTCATAAAAGCCGGCCATGAGCTGATGGACTATTTTGTGCTGGGTAAAACAGGAGGCTTTTGA
- a CDS encoding thiamine pyrophosphate-binding protein: MKLSDYVIDFIAKEGVAHVFELIGGAVTHLLDSIYYRDDIQCVSVHHEQAAAFAAEAYARINGNLGVAIATSGPGALNLVTGIGSCYFDSIPCLFITGQVNTYEYKFDRPIRQMGFQETDIVSVVKHLTKYAVLVTAPEEIRYHLEKAIYLARSGRPGPVLLDLPMNVQRAQIEPEKLKGFYDSEEFSKIPKADLCNSDAAADEVISLIKKAKRPLLLVGGGVRTAGAVNELGLLVEITGIPVVASLMGLDSMPHNNPAFFGMVGSYGNRYSNLILANCDFLLILGSRLDTRQTGTRPDTFARAAKKAHVDIDPVELNEKVKVDLAVSCDVRDFLCRINTKLEGSVKADLSPWSKIIEGYREKYSTIRQPVQSGNLEPNTFMELLSSLCDEGDIICLDVGQHQMWAAQSFRIKKQQRMLISGGMGAMGYALPAAIGASKAAPGKRVIVIAGDGGIQVNIQELDIIASHNLPIKIFLMNNKSLGMVRQFQDMYFGGRQQSTVKGYSCPDLGEVATAYGIPSYINISPIYSRNIIETVLKTNGPSFVDVKLEQTTCVNPKLVVNRPIEDMSPHLSRQELKEVMLIDLIDVMEVPN, from the coding sequence ATGAAGCTTTCGGATTATGTTATTGACTTCATAGCTAAAGAAGGTGTGGCTCATGTCTTTGAGTTAATTGGCGGGGCTGTAACGCATCTTCTTGATTCTATTTATTATAGGGATGATATCCAATGTGTATCGGTACATCATGAACAAGCAGCGGCTTTTGCGGCTGAGGCCTACGCCCGTATTAATGGAAACCTTGGCGTAGCAATAGCCACCAGCGGTCCTGGGGCGCTAAATCTGGTTACCGGAATTGGAAGCTGTTATTTTGACTCAATCCCCTGCTTATTTATTACCGGCCAGGTAAATACGTACGAATATAAATTTGATCGACCCATACGTCAAATGGGGTTCCAAGAAACGGATATCGTGAGTGTTGTAAAACATCTTACCAAGTATGCGGTATTAGTGACTGCCCCGGAAGAAATCAGGTATCATTTAGAGAAAGCCATATATCTTGCCAGGAGTGGTAGACCTGGTCCCGTGCTTCTTGATCTCCCCATGAACGTACAGCGTGCTCAAATTGAACCAGAAAAATTAAAAGGCTTCTATGACAGTGAAGAGTTTAGTAAAATACCCAAAGCAGATTTATGCAATAGTGACGCGGCTGCAGATGAGGTAATAAGTCTTATAAAGAAGGCAAAAAGGCCATTATTACTTGTAGGCGGAGGAGTCCGGACAGCCGGGGCAGTTAACGAACTTGGTTTACTGGTGGAAATAACCGGAATTCCAGTAGTAGCTTCATTAATGGGGCTAGACTCCATGCCCCATAATAATCCTGCCTTTTTCGGCATGGTAGGATCTTATGGAAATCGTTACAGCAACCTCATCCTGGCCAATTGCGATTTTCTGTTAATACTGGGCTCCAGGTTAGATACCCGCCAGACAGGTACAAGGCCTGACACATTTGCCCGTGCCGCAAAAAAGGCCCATGTTGACATTGATCCAGTGGAACTGAATGAAAAGGTGAAGGTTGACCTAGCTGTAAGCTGTGATGTCAGGGATTTTCTGTGTAGGATTAACACTAAACTGGAAGGCTCCGTAAAGGCTGATTTATCACCCTGGTCTAAAATTATTGAGGGCTACAGGGAAAAATACTCCACCATTCGCCAGCCGGTTCAGTCCGGAAACTTAGAGCCCAACACTTTTATGGAATTGCTATCTTCATTATGCGATGAAGGAGATATAATCTGCCTTGATGTAGGGCAGCATCAGATGTGGGCTGCGCAGTCTTTCCGAATCAAAAAACAGCAGAGGATGCTGATTTCAGGTGGTATGGGCGCCATGGGCTATGCGCTTCCGGCAGCGATAGGGGCATCAAAGGCGGCGCCTGGTAAGAGGGTAATTGTTATCGCAGGAGATGGTGGTATTCAGGTTAATATCCAGGAACTTGATATCATTGCAAGCCATAACCTTCCCATTAAGATATTTTTAATGAACAACAAGTCTTTAGGGATGGTCAGACAGTTTCAGGATATGTATTTTGGTGGCCGGCAGCAATCTACTGTTAAAGGTTATAGTTGTCCTGACTTGGGAGAGGTGGCAACAGCCTACGGGATTCCATCCTATATTAATATTTCTCCAATATATTCACGGAATATTATTGAAACAGTTTTAAAAACAAATGGACCATCATTCGTAGATGTGAAATTAGAACAAACTACTTGTGTAAACCCTAAACTTGTTGTAAATAGACCTATTGAGGATATGTCTCCTCATCTTTCCAGGCAAGAATTGAAGGAGGTCATGCTGATAGATTTAATAGATGTGATGGAAGTACCGAATTAA